The following coding sequences lie in one Clarias gariepinus isolate MV-2021 ecotype Netherlands chromosome 27, CGAR_prim_01v2, whole genome shotgun sequence genomic window:
- the stmn4 gene encoding stathmin-4, whose product MLLSSCIRGRANSEKKQERGRRPTRILSKRGVKKTSSMTLAAYRDKLKELPLVSLFCSCIKADITDKPTYKAEDAVDLNWCEIKDVEVIELNKRTSGQAFKVILKPPSFDGVPELNASMPHRKDPSLEEIQKKLEAAEERRKFQEAELLKHLAGKREHEKEVIQKAFEENNNFIKNAKEKLEQKMETNKENREALLAAMLERLQEKDKHAEEVRKNKELKEEACR is encoded by the exons ATGCTGCTGAGCTCTTGTATCCGAGGACGTGCAAACTCTGAGAAAAAGCAGGAGAGAGGGAGACGACCAACGCGGATATTATCAAAAAGAGGGG TAAAGAAAACAAGCAGTATGACCCTAGCAG CATATCGGGACAAATTGAAGGAGCTCCCTCTGGTGTCACTATTCTGCTCCTGCATCAAGGCAGACATTACAGACAAGCCAACCTACAAAGCTGAAG ATGCAGTGGATCTGAATTGGTGTGAGATCAAGGATGTGGAAGTGATTGAGCTGAACAAGCGTACATCTGGCCAGGCGTTTAAAGTTATCCTCAAGCCCCCTTCATTTGATGGCGTGCCTGAGCTGAATGCCTCCATGCCGCACCGCAAAGATCCCTCATTGGAGGAGATCCAGAAGAAATTGGAAGCTGCTGAGGAGAGACGGAAG TTccaggaggcagagctgctgAAGCACCTAGCTGGGAAAAGAGAGCATGAAAAGGAGGTCATCCAGAAGGCCTTCGAGGAGAACAACAATTTCATCAAAAATGCAAAGGAGAAGCTTGAACAGAAGATGGAGACCAACAAGGAGAACCGTGAGGCCTTGCTGGCTGCTATGCTGGAGAGACTTCAGGAAAAG